GAGGGTGCGTTGAAGGCCAAGGCATCCGAGGCCGGGACCGCCGCCCTGGACCGGGGATGGAGCATCGAAACCGCTCTGATCATGGCCGAGTTTGAACAGGACGAAGCCGCGACGGCCGACCTTGAATCAGTTCTCATCGACGACCCCGACCAGCTGCTCCACGTCGCCCAGCGGTTGCGGGACCAGCGCGAAAGCGCCGCAGCCCTCGCCGCGCTGATCGCCGAACTCGAAGCCCAGGGTAAGACGACCGTGGAGGACGCCGGACACTACTCCGACGACGAGAACCTCTACGTCACCGCCGCCAAAAGGGAGGACGGGGAACCGGCCACCGAGGAGGACGCGAACGCCGTCCTGATCACCACGGACTACCGTGGCCAGCACCGAACCCACTCAGTTATCGCAGGCTGGAAGGACATGGGTTTCGTCCCGAAGTACGAACGCTACGACGGCGGCAACGTCCAGAAAGGCCCGATGACCGAGGAACAGAAGGCCGACCGGAAAACCCTGATCGCCAATAACAGAGCGGCCGAGTCGGCCACCATCGTAAGGCGTGAGTTTGTCCGGAACCTGTTGGCGAAGAAGCAGGCGCCGGGCTGGCAGCACTTCACCGCGTATGCGCTCACGCACCACCCTGCAACGGTCAGCGGCTATGACGGGAAGGTGGCCGCTGAGATGGTTGGAGCGAAGTCCGACGAGTCGGACCGGTGGGGATGGAACCCGCTGCGGGATCACGTAGCCGCGTCCACGGCCCGGCCTGAGTTCTCTTTGATCGCACTGGTGTGCGCCGGGTATGAGAAGACGATTGCAAAGGACTCATGGCGGTCCCCGTCACAAACGCACCGGGACTACCTGAACCAGTTGGTCGTGTGGGATACACCGCAAGTGAGACCGAGCAAATGATTATCGACAGCGGCAAGCCAGCCGAAGAAACCGAAGCGGCATAAGACCCCTTGCCGGGCGGAACCCCACCGCCCGGCAAGCCCCTGCACTACCCACCACAGGCAGAACCATGAACCTCCCGCAGGGCGGGCGGTCCGCCGCCCATGACGAACCAAGTTGCTCACCAGCGGCGGACCGCCATAAACGCGCCCACCCATCCTGAAAGTAAGTGCCGCGACTTCACGACAGTCCAACACTTGTTCAGTTGTAATCATGCGTATGGCTTCAGCTAAGCTGAAGCCATAGATTTCCTTTTTTGCCGAAGGACACGAAGGGCCGGCTAACAAGCCGGCCCTTCGTGTTTAAGTCCGTCTTTCAAGAAAGTGGACCCTGCGCCGTTCCTGGTTGTGGTGATCCCCGCCAGTAGCTCGCTGGGAGCCCCCCTGTGCCTAAGAAGCCGGCCACGGCCCCGGTTCCTGTGCCCTCCCACTCGCGGCCCGCACGGTAGATATGTGTCGTCCCGGCCGAAAAAGTCCCAACCGAGACGGTAGGGGAGACGGCAACGCCCAGGCCTGGACCATGGGAAACTTCGCCGGTATTTTCCCGCCCTTATGGATGGAGGCTGTGCACGGCCACCGCTCGCGAAGGGCAAGGTGTGGAAGGTTGGTGACGTGGTGGTTGTGTGCAGCCGGTTCGGTGGGTCCTGTCGTCCACATGTGTGCGGGGCAAGCCCGGAGGAAATAGCTTGCGCCGTGCACATGCGGGCGAGGGGTGACGCTACCAGTTTTCGCTGGTTGTCCCGATCAGTTCCTTCTCACGTGCGGCATCATTAGCAGGCCTTGACTGGCGCGTCGTCCTAGTGCCCTTGGGACGCCCGCCGGCCTTCCTGGACGGTGCGTCCAACCCGAAGCCCCGCAGGTCAGATTCGGTCCAGTCGGCCCTGAGGGCTGCCTGGTAGTCCTTGGCATACTTCTGCTCTGCGGCTGTGAGCAACTGCACAGCTTCTTGCAGTTCAACGCTGCTGGCAGCAGCGGTCTTCACTGCATTGACTCTTGCGTCCCTGACGGCATCAATTTTCGCGGCCGCCTTTGCGGCAATGTTGTCGATATCCATGCGGACAGCCTAGTGGCTGAACGTGGCACCAGAAGCAAGGTTTTCCGGCGAGTTGCACAATTGGTGCCAAAACAGCCCAACGAAACCATGCGGAGCAAGCTATACATTTACACGGGTGTAAATGGTGTGTCGCTCACGGACCCTGCCGGGTTGGTGGGCGACACTGGCTTGTGGGTCCCCGGATATCGGGGTCGCTGCGCTAGGCCTTTTGGGAGGGGGATTGGAATGCCGGAAGAAGAAGGAAATACTGGCCGTCCGAACCTGTCCCGGCGGCGCCGGGCGAACAGTCCGGCCGGGTCGAAGAAGCGCCGTGACGTGTGGGTCACGGCGGAGGAAGAAGCAGCGCTCGTTGCCCGTGCCGAGCGGGAGAAAGTGACGGTCCCGAACCTGTTGGTGTCGACCGCTCTGGCGGAGGGTACTGATTCGCCGACGGAGCGGCGGGCCATCGGTGCCGAGTTGATGCAGTTGCATAACTTGTTGGCGCGTTCGTCGAACAACATCAACCAGCTCGCACGTCAGGCGAACGCGACGGGGAGTTCCCCGTTGAGGCCCGTGAAGCGTTGAAGCATATCCGGTCGGTGGCGATGCGCATTGACCGGGCTATTGAGGGGTTGATGTGAGCGAATGATCCGAACATCACCCGCGGTTCGCGGATGGCCGGCCTGATGGTTTATCTGGCCTCGACGGATACGGACAAGACGAAGAACGCGCACACCGACCCGCACTTGGTGGCCGGGGACGCGGCGGTCATGGCGTGGTACGACGACGGGGTCCTGGACCATGAGGATGCGGTCGCGATCGCGAAGCATTTGGATCAGCCACGGAAACTGTTCAGCGTTGAGGTCAGGGTCAAAGATTTTGGTTGGGATGCGGCGAAGAAGGAACGCGTTCACGTCGGGGTACAAGGACGCGTCCGTGTGGCATTGCTCGCTGAGTTTGCGCGCCGAAGAGGGCGCCCTGACGGACCAGCAGTGGGGCGACATCGCCAACGACTTTGTCGACGCGATGGGCTTCACCGCGGCCAGCGGAAAAGCGCAGTGCCGGTGGGCGGCGATCAACCACGGCACGAGTGAGAACGGCAACCACCACATCCACATCGCCGTGTCCCTGGTTCGGGAAGACGGCACCAAAGCCTCCACCCACGGGGACTACAAACGAGCCCAGCAGACCTGCCGTGAGCTGGAGGTCAAGTACGGCCTCGAGCAACTGTCGGCCGTGTACGCGACCCGTGGTTATGACCGGGCCGAGAAGGCCACCGCTACCCGGGATGAGCGGGAGATGCATAGGGCGTCTTTGGCGCGGAAGGTCCGTGCCAGTGCCAGCGCCTCGGCCACCGAGGGGGAGTTCGTCCGCCGCGCCCGGGACACGGGCATGTTGCTCCGTCCGCGGTATGCGAAGAACACCACGGATGTCATCGTTGGGTACTCCGTTGCCGAACGGCCCAGGCCGGGGGAGCGGCCCATCTGGTTTGGTGGCGGCACACTCGCATCCGACCTGACACTGGGTGCGCTGCGGCAAGGTTGGATGGACTCGCCGCACGCCGCGAGTGAGGCCGCGGCCGAGTGGAACGCCGCGGCACGCAACAAGCGCACCGTCACCAGGACCGGACCCGAGAGGGCAACGCCGTCGCCGCAGGTGTGGGTGGAATACACCCGCAACGCGACCGCCCTGGCGGAGCAACTGCGCTCGGTCCCGCTAGATGATCACGCGACCTGGGCGAAAGCTGCGCGGGACGTTTCCGGGGCGTTCGCTGCGTGGTCCCACCGTCTCGAGCCCACGCCCGGGCCGTTGGCGGCCACCGCGGCTGAACTGTCCCGTACCGCGCAGCTCCGCGCACCACAGGTGCACACCAAGCCCGTGGCGTTGCCGTCCATTGCCGGCACGGCCATGCTGTTCCTGGCCGCCTCGTCCAAGAACAAGACAGCCGCGCAGGCTGCACTGATGGTGCAGCTGGCGAATATGGCGCACGCCATCTACCAGATGCATCAGCAATCCGGCCGGACACGGGAAGCTGAGAGGATCCGCGCCGTTGTCGCGACGCAGCTGAAGCCCTTTGCGGCCACCATGCCACGACCGGTTACCGTGGGCGGGCCGGCCCAGGCTCCGGAGCGTGGCCAGGACCGCAACCCCGTGGAGCTTGGCTTGCGTGGTCTGGCTCCGATCCGTCCCGGCTCCGCCGTTCCCGCGACGGCCATACCCGCCAAGACACCCACCGGGACAGGACGGGAATCCGGACCTGTACTTGACCGATAGAAACACCACTAGTGCGAGGGGAACACCATGAGTGAATCGGACGGAATGGACGACCTGCTGGACGGCGGACTGCGGCAATCGCTACTGATCGCGGCCCGTATTGCCGAAACACTGGCCCGACACCGGCAGGAAGCACAACGCCAACAGGAACACCACGACACCCAGGCGGCACACGAAGCCCAGGCACGCCTGGCAGCTGAGCGCAGCGCCGCCCACGCGGTGCTTGTCCCGGTGGAAAAGGACCAGTGGTGGGACAAGGCCCAGCCGTCCGATATCGCTACCGCGTACACCGTCGCTGAATCGTGGAAGGAGCACGACCCGACAGCACTTGCCGCATCGGAGAGGATCCATCAGGAAGTCCTGACACGCTACGGCATCGACACCCACGACGTCGGCCCCGACACCGAGTACCTGGAATCAGGTATCCATACCATCGCCACCGAAAAAGCACGCCAGGAAGCTCTGGCCCGCAGCCAGGAACAGACCCGTAAAGCTGCCGCCGAACACGAAAAAGCCATGCAGCTGCTCGCCGCCGCCCGCGCCGAAGAACTCCGTGCCCAGGCCGCGAAACTCGCACCCGAAATGGAACGGCACCATGTGCCAGTGGAATACCTTGCCAACCCCGAACTGGCACAAGCGCTCCAGCGGGCACACAACGCGAAAACCCCAAAAGCGCTGGAAGCCGCAGACGGCGCAATCAAAGAGCGCCTGTTCCTCATCAGCAAGGACGGAATCAACGGCCCCGACATCGACCAACTCCGTCGCGAAACCACCGCGAACGTCAACGGGGCACGGGAGGAACACTTCAAGGATCCTGCCTTCGTGGACGCCGCCAAGAACCTCCACGAGGCGAGACTCCTGGCCGAGGGCGGCTTCACTGGTGACAAGTGGGCGACCCAGGAGCAGCGGTACGGGCGGGCAGAGAAGGAACTCTTTGCCCGCATGGAAGGCGTAGGCCGAGAGATTGAAGAGCGCGTCACCGGCAACGACAGCGGCCGGCTCACAGACCGAGGGCTAAAGGCTGAGACGAGGTCGGCCGCCGGTTACGGCTCGGCCGAACGCCACAGCGCGTTTGCCGCATCACTGGCCACCACCGGCGCTAACGAGGGTCAGGTACGCGGACGGGTAGCAGCGGAACGCAGTGAAGCCACGCACCCCCGTGCAGGCCTCACCATAGGCAAAAAGGCCGCCAAAGCACGAAAGGCACCCACTGGGGCATCAAGAGGCGCCGAGCGAAGCAAGAACGGCCTGGGCCGGTAGCACTGCTGGCCGTCGTTCGATGGCTACGGGTACAAACCAGCCGTGGTCGCGGTGCTTGGGCTCCCGTGGCTCTGGCGTCTCGCGACCGTAAGCCTCGTTGGCGCCGGTGGTGGCCAGTCGCAGCGCGTCGGGCGAGCGGCTGGGTCCCGCCGCCACACCCGTGACAACTCCGCCGAACCAGGTTGACGGAATATAAGCTATCGGCTCTTTAATCCGATAGCAGAAGGGGCTATGGAAGCTCCCGATTCCACGGGGAAAGCCAGGGTTCTTCAGACGGAATCTGTGCCTACCGTGCGCGATACTTCCTGGTAATGCTGAGGCGCTGCAGTCAGCTGACGCATGATCCCACGCACTAGAACCAGGCGTGGACTTGAAAACAAGATCCTAAGCATGCTTATGCTGCTTGTAGCCGCGTGCGAACGGCTGCCAACCAGAGGAGGAAACACCATGGGATTGGGCGACAAGATTGAGAACGCCGCCGAGAAGGCCGGCGGTAAGGGCAAGGAAGCGGCAGGCGCTGCCACAGGCGATGAGAGCCTGCGGACCGAGGGCCAGGCCGACCAGGCCAAAGGCGATCTGAAGCAGGCCGGCGAGAAGGTCAAGGACGCCTTCAAGAAGGACTGACGAGACCACAGAGAAGGACGCGCCCAGCGAACGGGGCGCGTCCTTTTGTTTGCCCCGAACAGGAGCGGGTACGCGCCATTTCCGCCGTGTCAGCCGGAAGGCCCGGGCACCGGATGACGCCCACCCGAGGGTACTCCCCCTGGCTTATAGCGGCGAGTACCTAAACCCGAGGCGTGGCTCCGACCATAAGGCAGTAATTCACTCTGGCTTCGATGGCAGTTGACGAAATCCTTATATTATCGGCGTTTGAACGATCTGTGGGAGACGCGCGCATTAGCCCAGTAGGCGCTGGCGTTTGACAACGCCAGCGCCTACCAAAGGTTGTTATGTAGAGAAAGTGGCTCTCAGACTGTTAGTTCGTCAGTGCTTGTGTCGGAGTTTTGGGTTTCGGGTGTTGGGTGTCCATTGAGCGTTGTTAGGGCCAGTACTCCAGCCATGACGAGAATAGCGGCGGCGCCTAGCAACGCTGTACTGTATCCCGCTGTGAGGGCTGCCCCGGGGCTGACGCCGGCGTGTTCCTGCGGCACTGAGATGGTGGCCGCGACAGCGGCCAGTACGGCTAGGCCGAGAGCGACGCCGATCTGCTGGGCTGAGTTGAGCAGTGCCGAGGCGATGCCTGCCTTGTCCTGGTCAACGAGGTAAACGGCGGCCTGTGTGAGCGCAATGACGCCCAGGCCGAATCCGAGGGCGAGCACGAACATGGCTGGAGCCAAGTGGAGCCAGTAGCTGGCGTTCTCGGCGATGGCGGAAAACCAGAGCGCCGCGACGGCGCTGAGGAGTGCCCCGGTTGCAGCGACGAGGCGCGGCGCTATCTTCAGCAGAAGCTTCGGGGCGCTACCGGCGCCCAGTATGAGTCCGGCAGCGAATGGCAGCCAGGCGGCACCGGTCTGGAGCGGGCTGAATTGCTGGACCTGCTGGAGGTAGAGGGTGACGACGTAGAAAGTGCCCATCGGGCCGATGGCGAGCAGCAGCATGGTGGCGTAGGCGCCGGCACGGTTGCGGTCCCTGAAGAGGCTTAGGGGCACCAGGGGGTTTTTGCTGCGAGCCTGAGTGAGTGTGAACGCCAGGAGCAGGACGGCGGAAGCGCCGAAGAGTGCCAGTGCTGCCAGATCAGTGAATCCGGCCTCACCGAAACGTGTGATGGCGTACACGAGTGCGACCATTCCGCCGGTGGCCAGTACCGCGCCGAGGATGCCGGGCTGTCTGTGGTGACCGCGGGTGGCCGGGAGGGTCCGGCTGCCCAGGAAAACGAGCAGACCGATGGGGATGTTGATGAAGAACACCCAGCGCCAGCCGAGGGTGTTCGTCAGGACGCCTCCAAGGAGCAGGCCAATGACGAGGCCGAGGGCGGACATCGCCCCATAAAGGGACAGCGCTGTGTCGCGCATCTTACGGTCAGGGAATGTCGTTGAGATCAGCGCCAAGGCGTTGGGGGCTGCCATAGCTGCACCCAATCCCTGCGCGGCCCTGGCGATGATGAGCATTTCTGTGGTTTGCCCGAGCCCTCCGGCCAAGGAAGCCACTACGAAGATTGCGATGCCCAGCTGCAAGGTGCGCCGCCGGCCCCACAAGTCGCCGAGACGCCCGCCCAGCAGGAGGAGTGCGCCGAACGCCAGGATATAGGCGTTTACAACCCACGGCAGGTGAAGGGCTTCCACGCCCAGCTCCCGCTGGATGCTAGGCAGCGCAATGTTCACAATCGAGTCATCCAGCACCAGCATCATCTGGGTAGTTGCTATGACCAGCAATCATCTGAGCCGTGATGTCTTCCGCCCCGTGCAGGACGTAGACGAGCTTGCCCTCATCGTCGAACGCCGGGGCGTTCAGGGCTGGAACCAGCGGGGCTCGAAAATTCCGTCCGAGTTCTCAATGTCATAGCGAACAGGCGGAAGAATGTCGATTTCTCCGGTCTCGACAACACGCTCGATGGAGCTTCGCAGAATCTCTGTTCCCTTCGCATCAGGGTTGTCCGGGTTGTCCGGAAAAGCGTCAAGGATATCCATGCCGACGATTCCCTCACGGCTCTTTCCCGTAGATGCAAGGAACGAGTCAGTGGCGGCGACAATCGTCCTGTCAGGGGCGACGATGATGTATTGGTTCGGCAGACTTTCGAAGATTCTCTGGAAGTCGGGGTTACGTGCATCTGAGGATGACACTTTCGGTTCCTTTCCTGATAAGCGACGTTTTCGCGTCTCGTAATGCCATTGGAGCAGCTGGCCGCGCCCCTAACTAGTGCAAGACATGGACCGGAACGTCCAGTTGCCTCGACCACGAAGCCGCGGGTGACCGTCAGCCTGGGCCATCTACGGCGAGGTGTCCCAGGCCAACTAGAGGCCGAAGGCGGTTCCGTGACCGTGTTCGAACACGAGGTTGGTCTGGGTGCCTGCGACGGCAGGATTCGAAGACAAGTGGTCCAGCACGAATTGACGGATGTGCTCAGTGTTTTTGGCCGTGATGTGGATCAAGAAATCGTCGGCACCGCCCAGTACGAAGAACTGCTTAATTTCGGGAAGGTCCCGCAACTCGTTACCGAAGGCGTTCATGAGGTGACGGGCACCAGGCCTAAGCCGCACGCTCACCAGGGCCTGGAGAGGCAAACCCATGGCTTCGGGTGCGACTTCGACGGTGAACCGCTTGATCACCCCCGACTCCTTGAGCGCCTTAAGGCGCGCAAGACAGGTTGACGGCGCAAGCCCCAGGGCTTCCGACAACGACTGATTGGTACGCCTCGAATTCTTGGACAACAGACCCAGAAGCCTCTGGTCGACTTCGTCCAGAGTCACCTGCTGCAGTTTCTGCGGGTCGGACACCATGTAACGCTCCTCACAACGCAGGAAGTGGCCAATAACTCCTATTTTGCCGCAGATTCTGCACGCAAAGTTGGATGTTTCGCAGTTTCTGTCATTCTTTTGCTCACAAACGTCAATCCCCTCAGAAAGCGTGAGCATGATCATCTCCGTCCCCAAGGAAATCAAGAACAACGAGTTCCGCGTGGCCATCACGGCTGCCGGCGTGCATGAATTCAAAGCAAACGGCCACGACGTGCTCGTGGAAACCGGTGCCGGCGCCGGTTCCGGCATTAGCGATCAGGAGTACGCACTCGCCGGAGCTGAGATCGTTCAGACTGCAGACGAGGTCTGGGCCCGAGCCGACATGGTGATGAAGGTTAAGGAACCCGTGGCGTCCGAATACCGCCACTTCCGCGAGGGACTGCTCCTTTTCACCTACCTTCACCTTGCCGCGGAGCCGGCACTCACTCAGGCGCTTGTCGACTCCGGCGTCACGGCCATCGCTTATGAGACGGTCCAGGAAGGCCGGGCGCTGCCGCTGCTCGCACCCATGTCCGAAGTGGCCGGCCGGCTCTCCGTTCAGGTCGGCGCGACCTCCCTTATGGCGCCCGCCGGCGGCAAAGGCGTGCTGCTCGGCGGCGTACCCGGCGTCCGCCCGCGAAAGTGGTGGTCCTCGGTGCAGGTGTTGCCGGCACCAACGCCGCCGCCATGGCGCTGGGCCTCGGTGCCGACGTCACCATCCTGGACATCAACATCAACCGCCTGCGCGAACTCGACGCCCAGTACCAGGGCCGGCTCAAAACCGTGGCGTCGAACTCGTACGAGATCGAAAAGTCAGTGATCGATGCTGATCTCGTCATCGGCTCCGTTCTGATTCCGGGAGCGAAGGCTCCCAAGCTCGTCACCAACGACCTCGTGGCCCGGATGAAGCCCGGCTCGGTCCTGGTGGACATCGCGGTGGACCAGGGCGGCTGCTTCGAGGACACGCACCCCACCACGCATCAGGAACCCACGTACAAGGTTCACGAGACGATCTTCTACTGCGTGGCCAACATGCCCGGCGCTGTCCCGAACACCTCCACCTACGCGCTGACCAACGTCACGCTCCGCTACGCGGTTGCTTTGGCCAACTACGGCGTCAAGGGTGCTTTCGACCGGCTCCCCGCTTTGGCGGGCGGTCTGAACGTGGCGGCGGGAAAGGTCACCCACAAGTCTGTCAGCGATGCCCATGGACATGACCTCGCCGACTGGCAGGACCTCGTAACGGTTTAAAACAACGGCTGTGCCTGCCCGAGAGAAGGCAGGCACAGCCCGCTCCATAGGAAGGGGCACGGTATTAAATGGCATTTCACCTGCAACCCAAATGGCAGCCGCTGGTTGGCCAACTGGTCATCGTGAAACTTCTGGATAAGGAGATCCGCCGCGGAGTTGTCGATGCAGTAACCGACGATGATCAAATCCTGTGGCTCGACAGTGACGGCGCCGAGCCCCGCCGTCTCTTTCACCGGGCAGACGGTTTCAGGGTATGGGTCGACTATAGATGGGAAACCGACAGGGCCAGCCTCTGCCCTGGCTTCCAGCATGCTGCTGCACCATGAGGTGCGAACACTCCGCTGCGCCTGGACGCGTACAGGTTCTGGAACAGCTGCATGACGATAATGACTTAGCAAGAGCGATTACTCGGCTGCGCTCTGAAACAGTCCAGGATGAAGCGTCAGGCGTTCTTGTCACCTGGCACGGCCCCTGGTCCTACACCCTTGAGCTCAGCCACCAGATTCCTCCTGGACTCGTCTACGAGTGCGTCGCCCCTGAACAACTGAACTTCTCAGACTGATTCAGGACTCGTCTGACTGATCGAGCCCATCAGCGCCCCTCCCCTGGCGTTGGCGCGCCGACGGCGCCTCCAGCAGGCTGTCAACCTCAATGACGAGCCGACCGCGGTGTCCATCGTCCCCTCACGGATGGGCGCCAGGCACACAGCCGGCGCGAACGCTGTGCCAGCGGTACATGTCGATCATCTGTGCCGGCGCGAAAATGGTGGAAGAGGCGGTAAGCCGCTCCCATTCCTGGTGTGTCGGGAGCGGGACCCCGCCGGCCGTGTGCAACCTGGCAACGCGAAGGAACCCATGATGTCCGAACCTACTGTGGAAAGAGCAGATCTCGGCATGGCCTGGGCGGTGAAAGAGAGCTTTGTACAGTACGTGCAGTCTATGCGCGATGGACGCATACTCGTGCGCGAGGGTGCTGCCGTGACAAATACCCGGCAGTTCTATTTCCCGTTCAGAAGCCTGGATCATTCTGACGGGCACAACTTTGTGCTCCAGTTCGGTGGAGAGGCCCGCTTCCTCGCCCATCACGGGCTTATGTCGGTCTCGATTTGCAACCCAAAAATAATAGTCGGGCCCGACGGGGCATGCTTGTCCATCGAACAAGGAAACGAGATTGTGCACCTCGCCCATCTCGACTTGCCGGCGGTGTCGGTGGAGGACGGCATCAATATGTGGGCAAATGTCCCGGTAGCTCTGACCAGCGCAGGAGCGGCTGTTTTCGCAGATAGCTATTCAGCCGGAGAAACACTGGCTCCGCTGACCATGAGGGCACCATCCTTTGTGGAAGTATCCTGACCCCGTTCTGGGGTGAACTGGCGGTACCAGCTGGGACAAGGTCCTGGGTTGCCCATGAGACGCCGTTCTTTGCCCCGCTCCGGACGTAACTCGTGGATCCGGGCACGAGGTACTGGCAAGGACCTGTTCCTGCCCGCAGACTCAATGAGTCCAGGGGCAGGAATCGCTGCATCGGCTAGTGTCCAACGTCCACCCCGCGGCCGCAGCGCCACCACGCACTGTTGGTTACTGAGTAGCCACCGTTGCCGTGGTTCGGACCAGGTGGGCGAAGCGTCGCGCCATCGCTTCGGTATGCTCCCTCACGATCTGGTCTTGATTCTCGAATGCTTTCATTCCGCGGCCGGCACGCTCCACGGCAACCGTGTCATTCTCATTGACCAGGGACAACCACTGGCGGTAGACCACCGGCGAGATCTCCGGGTGAAACTGAACTCCCCATGACATCTCGCCTACTCGAAAAGCCTGGTGCGGATACTGGGCCGTCATCCCGAGCCATACTGCTGACGGCGGGAGTTGTTCGATTACGTCCCCATGCATGGCGCCTGCGAAGAAGGGACCCGGCAATCCGGCCATCAAGGGATCCTCGGCAGCATCGGGCCGTAATGCCACCTCGACGACCCCCGCCTCGAGGCCTTGGTCTCCTCTGGCCACGGTCCCGCCGAACGTCTGTGCCATCAGCTGAGCTCCAAGGCAGATCCCTAGCGTGGGCTTCCTCTGGCTGGCGGCGGCCGCCATAAGGCGTCGGATGTCGGTAAGCCAGTGATAGGCATGGTCGTCCAAGGAGCTCATGTCTCCGCCAAGAACCACCAGGGCGTCCTCCTGGATCACGTCCGGGATCACGTCGCCACTGAAAGGCTGGATAATTCTGGTGGTTATTCCCTCGTCATGCAGCCAACCACCGAGACGGTCCAGCGGGCAGTGGAAATCTGGCTGTATGACGAGTGCCTGCAGGGTACCGGTACCTCGGGGCAGGTTTGGCTGATTGGTCATTCTCAAAATTCCTTATCGGGCGGTCGGGGTTTCAGATTTCGAAACCCCCGGTTGTGAAGGGACGGTGGCTTCCTGCGCGGGCAACCCGGCCACCAAGGCCCATGGCCTTAGTCCCCGGAGCCACGCGGACAACTTCAACGTAGCGAACACCATGGCCGGGACCGCAGTGCCGTTTGCACATTAAGATCCAAATGTGTGTGCCATAGACAGCCTGGTGCCCTTGGGATCCCGCGAATATTCCTCAGCGGACCCGGCCGCTGTTGCCGTCATTGAAGAACCGCGCGGTGGCCTTCGCGCATCGCCAGTCGCGCAGCAATGCCCGTGGGCAGCCAGTCGCCGGCTTCTTCGAATGAATGACCGATGAGCTGCTCTACGCGCTGGAGCCGTTGCCGGAGTGTGTTGCGGTGGATGTGCAGTTTGGAGACCGTGTCGGCACTGGATCCTTTATTGGACAGGAGCATGGCGACTGTTTCGGCCAGCTGGGTTCCATTTTCCGCATCGTAGTGCATGAGGGATCTGAGTTCCGCGAGCACGTCCCTGATCTCCGCAGACATCCCCTCGCCAACAAGGGGCAGTTCCTGCAGGTGTTCTATGTCGCTGAAAGAGGTGACCCGTCTCCCGGATGTCCTGCCGACGAGTTCTGTCCAGGCCAGTGCGGTTTCGGCGTCTGAGAGCGCTGGCTGCAGAGAGGCGACGTCCCGCGCCAGCGGACCTACGCCGGCGAAGGCTGAGACGCCACGGTGTTCGTCGAGGTCAGAAAGAGTCGTCTCCAGCTTCGCCTTGATCTCTTCTCCGGAGCCGGAGGGGGTATCGATAAAGAGCAGGCTGAGGGGGCCTTCGGTGAAGACCAGGGATCGGGGGCCGGCCAGCTCCTGAAGGTAGGGGGCGATGCGTCTGGACACCGCGTCAGAGTCGAATTTCAGCCGTTTCACCCGCACCAGGACCGGCAGAGTGCGGCCCTTGGACCATCCTGACTCCTCGAGAATGCGGGCGAATGTGCTCGTGCCGACGCTTCGGAGCAGGCGTGAAGCATGGGATGAGCCGACGGACTCCAGTTCTACTGCTTCAAAGAGGGCGGCCAGCTGAGAGCAAATGGCGCTGAGCCGATCGAGCTCTCTGGTGGAATAGCGGCGTGGACG
The window above is part of the Arthrobacter sp. D5-1 genome. Proteins encoded here:
- a CDS encoding MFS transporter, translating into MLVIATTQMMLVLDDSIVNIALPSIQRELGVEALHLPWVVNAYILAFGALLLLGGRLGDLWGRRRTLQLGIAIFVVASLAGGLGQTTEMLIIARAAQGLGAAMAAPNALALISTTFPDRKMRDTALSLYGAMSALGLVIGLLLGGVLTNTLGWRWVFFINIPIGLLVFLGSRTLPATRGHHRQPGILGAVLATGGMVALVYAITRFGEAGFTDLAALALFGASAVLLLAFTLTQARSKNPLVPLSLFRDRNRAGAYATMLLLAIGPMGTFYVVTLYLQQVQQFSPLQTGAAWLPFAAGLILGAGSAPKLLLKIAPRLVAATGALLSAVAALWFSAIAENASYWLHLAPAMFVLALGFGLGVIALTQAAVYLVDQDKAGIASALLNSAQQIGVALGLAVLAAVAATISVPQEHAGVSPGAALTAGYSTALLGAAAILVMAGVLALTTLNGHPTPETQNSDTSTDELTV
- a CDS encoding CsbD family protein, with the protein product MGLGDKIENAAEKAGGKGKEAAGAATGDESLRTEGQADQAKGDLKQAGEKVKDAFKKD
- a CDS encoding HtaA domain-containing protein; this translates as MMSEPTVERADLGMAWAVKESFVQYVQSMRDGRILVREGAAVTNTRQFYFPFRSLDHSDGHNFVLQFGGEARFLAHHGLMSVSICNPKIIVGPDGACLSIEQGNEIVHLAHLDLPAVSVEDGINMWANVPVALTSAGAAVFADSYSAGETLAPLTMRAPSFVEVS
- a CDS encoding Lrp/AsnC family transcriptional regulator — translated: MVSDPQKLQQVTLDEVDQRLLGLLSKNSRRTNQSLSEALGLAPSTCLARLKALKESGVIKRFTVEVAPEAMGLPLQALVSVRLRPGARHLMNAFGNELRDLPEIKQFFVLGGADDFLIHITAKNTEHIRQFVLDHLSSNPAVAGTQTNLVFEHGHGTAFGL
- the mobC gene encoding plasmid mobilization relaxosome protein MobC, with translation MPEEEGNTGRPNLSRRRRANSPAGSKKRRDVWVTAEEEAALVARAEREKVTVPNLLVSTALAEGTDSPTERRAIGAELMQLHNLLARSSNNINQLARQANATGSSPLRPVKR
- a CDS encoding type 1 glutamine amidotransferase, with protein sequence MTNQPNLPRGTGTLQALVIQPDFHCPLDRLGGWLHDEGITTRIIQPFSGDVIPDVIQEDALVVLGGDMSSLDDHAYHWLTDIRRLMAAAASQRKPTLGICLGAQLMAQTFGGTVARGDQGLEAGVVEVALRPDAAEDPLMAGLPGPFFAGAMHGDVIEQLPPSAVWLGMTAQYPHQAFRVGEMSWGVQFHPEISPVVYRQWLSLVNENDTVAVERAGRGMKAFENQDQIVREHTEAMARRFAHLVRTTATVATQ